From Nitrospirota bacterium, the proteins below share one genomic window:
- a CDS encoding DUF58 domain-containing protein: MPNVLIEPAKLERLRAVVLRSRTRVIGTLAGVHQSPHFGASVEFREHKEYTPGDDLKYLDWKIFGRTDKYYVKRFEKETNLQAYLLVDASGSMDYGTTGRTKFQHAATLASSLAFLLLSQGDAVGVHVFNSEGKSFVPPKARSGHLKILYTLLDEAMPEGKTTLIETLNDLLPVARRHSLMILISDFLDMEPADLEKAVALVRQVRGDVVLFHVLDPSEESFPFHERTEFVGLEGPLRVLSYPQAIRRQYQAAFLEFCEHLRKICYSNGVEYTRLRTSDRVESFLLGFLEQRARRPAAAAV, from the coding sequence ATGCCGAACGTCCTGATCGAGCCGGCGAAGTTGGAAAGATTGCGCGCGGTCGTTTTGCGCAGCCGCACGAGGGTCATCGGCACCCTGGCGGGCGTGCACCAGAGTCCGCATTTCGGCGCCTCTGTCGAGTTCCGGGAGCACAAGGAATACACGCCGGGGGATGATCTGAAATATCTCGATTGGAAGATTTTCGGCAGGACGGACAAGTACTATGTGAAGCGTTTTGAAAAGGAGACCAATCTCCAAGCGTACCTTCTTGTGGATGCCAGCGGCTCGATGGACTATGGCACCACGGGCCGAACGAAGTTCCAGCACGCCGCCACGCTCGCGTCATCGCTGGCGTTTCTCCTGCTCAGCCAGGGGGATGCCGTGGGCGTGCACGTGTTCAATTCGGAGGGGAAGTCGTTTGTGCCGCCCAAGGCGCGGTCGGGGCACCTCAAGATACTGTACACGCTGCTGGATGAGGCCATGCCTGAGGGCAAAACGACTTTGATTGAGACTCTGAATGACCTCCTGCCTGTTGCGCGACGGCACAGTCTGATGATTCTCATTTCGGATTTTCTGGACATGGAGCCGGCGGATCTTGAAAAGGCCGTGGCCCTGGTTCGGCAGGTCAGGGGAGATGTGGTCCTGTTTCACGTGCTGGACCCGAGCGAGGAATCCTTCCCTTTCCACGAACGGACGGAATTCGTCGGCTTGGAGGGACCCTTGAGGGTGCTCAGCTACCCCCAGGCCATCCGGCGGCAGTATCAGGCGGCGTTTCTGGAGTTCTGCGAGCATCTCCGGAAGATCTGTTACTCCAATGGTGTGGAGTACACGCGGCTGCGGACCTCGGACCGGGTGGAGAGCTTTCTTCTGGGATTCCTCGAGCAGCGGGCACGGCGGCCGGCGGCCGCCGCGGTTTAG
- a CDS encoding short-chain fatty acid transporter, with protein sequence MLPKLADALTRWSTRWVPDSFVIVFALTLVVFGLAKGLTPTPWLDLVRGWGDGLWALLSFSTQMCLIMISGHLLASTPLFNRALKTLAAMPRGPKSAILLISLTSMLLALANWGLSLIGSALLVREVSKHRKDTDYRLMVASAYLGLGAVWHAGLSGSAPLLVATADHFLVKQIGVIPITQTTLSPFNILLAVAVVGVLPIVGVLVHPKSPVPAPLGGTSPSAASHPGRPVGRGTAPSMAGIQPVAGRPNPPGAAPADGVVPDGSQISHLKSETAPRTPAERLDRSGLVIRTLAALGVVYLGVLFHARGLNAIDLNTVIMALLTVSLALHRDTRSFLAEAEEGSKAIWGVLIQFPLYSGIFGVIKASGLQEVLAHAFTAFSSPERFPFFTLVYSGVLNYIVPSGGAKFAIEAPYIMDAAHKLGVEYPRTVLAYAWGDTLTDIIQPFWAIPLLGFSRIEFREIMGYCLIYFFVYAPLVMTAFYFWG encoded by the coding sequence ATGCTTCCCAAGCTCGCTGATGCGCTGACCCGCTGGAGCACCCGCTGGGTGCCGGATTCTTTTGTCATTGTGTTCGCCTTGACGCTCGTGGTCTTTGGCCTGGCGAAGGGTCTAACGCCAACACCGTGGCTCGATCTTGTTCGAGGGTGGGGAGATGGCCTGTGGGCGCTCCTCTCGTTCTCCACCCAAATGTGCCTCATCATGATCAGCGGGCATCTCCTGGCGTCCACGCCTCTCTTCAATCGGGCTCTAAAAACACTCGCCGCGATGCCGCGAGGCCCGAAATCGGCCATTCTCTTGATCAGCCTGACCTCCATGCTGCTGGCGCTGGCCAACTGGGGTCTCAGTTTGATCGGCAGCGCCCTGCTGGTGCGCGAGGTATCCAAGCACAGGAAAGACACGGACTACCGCCTGATGGTGGCCTCGGCGTACCTGGGTTTGGGGGCGGTGTGGCACGCCGGCTTGTCGGGCTCGGCGCCGCTTCTTGTAGCCACGGCGGACCACTTTCTCGTCAAACAAATCGGAGTGATTCCCATTACGCAAACGACGCTGAGCCCGTTCAACATTCTTCTGGCTGTGGCCGTCGTGGGTGTCCTTCCCATCGTGGGTGTTCTGGTCCATCCGAAATCACCCGTGCCCGCCCCGCTTGGTGGCACCTCGCCTTCAGCGGCCTCCCATCCTGGTCGGCCCGTAGGGCGGGGTACCGCACCATCCATGGCTGGCATCCAGCCGGTCGCGGGACGGCCAAACCCTCCTGGCGCCGCCCCCGCCGATGGCGTCGTCCCCGACGGATCTCAAATCTCACATCTCAAATCTGAAACGGCTCCCCGCACGCCGGCGGAGAGGCTGGATCGTTCGGGCCTCGTCATTCGCACGTTGGCCGCGCTCGGCGTCGTCTATCTGGGAGTCCTCTTCCATGCGAGGGGACTGAATGCCATCGACCTCAACACGGTGATCATGGCGCTTCTCACCGTGTCCCTCGCCCTGCACCGCGATACGCGGAGCTTCCTGGCGGAAGCGGAAGAGGGATCGAAAGCCATCTGGGGGGTGCTGATCCAGTTCCCGCTCTATTCAGGCATCTTCGGCGTGATCAAGGCGTCCGGCTTGCAGGAGGTGTTGGCCCACGCGTTCACGGCATTCTCCTCGCCCGAGCGGTTTCCGTTCTTCACCTTGGTCTACTCCGGAGTACTAAATTATATAGTACCGTCCGGAGGCGCCAAATTCGCCATCGAGGCGCCGTACATCATGGATGCGGCCCACAAGCTTGGGGTGGAGTATCCCAGGACCGTTCTGGCCTATGCCTGGGGGGACACGCTGACGGACATCATCCAGCCGTTCTGGGCAATCCCGCTCCTCGGCTTTTCGCGGATCGAGTTCCGCGAGATCATGGGCTACTGCCTGATCTATTTCTTCGTCTACGCGCCGCTCGTCATGACGGCCTTCTACTTCTGGGGGTAA
- a CDS encoding acyl-CoA dehydrogenase family protein, producing MDWNLSPEQQALVETARRFSRQEIAPKAAAFDRNSEFPRDLIKKAWELGLMNELIPQECGGTGFGMFDSCLITEELSWGCSGVTTSIMVNNLGLLPIMVAGTPEQKKKWLEPFTREFRISAFCLTEPNSGSDVGGMQLQVRRSNGDYVLNGTKRFITNGGVADLYTTFGTLDKSQHHRGIAAFVVDAHSPGIRVGKKEDKMGQRASNTTEVIFEDCVVPASQRLGAEGEGFKVAMRTLDRSRPCIAALAVGLAQRALDESLAYAKERKQFNTAIAEFQGIQFMLADMAKDLHAGRLLTWQAAMLIDQGQDAALYSAYAKCFATDMAMKTTTDAVQIFGGYGYMKDYPVEKLMRDAKLMQIYEGTNQVQRMVIARQLLRQ from the coding sequence GTGGATTGGAACCTATCGCCGGAGCAACAAGCGCTCGTCGAAACCGCCCGCCGTTTCTCCCGACAGGAGATCGCCCCCAAGGCCGCCGCGTTCGACCGCAACTCCGAGTTCCCGCGGGATCTGATCAAGAAGGCTTGGGAACTGGGTCTCATGAATGAACTGATCCCCCAAGAGTGCGGCGGCACCGGATTCGGCATGTTCGACTCCTGCCTCATCACCGAGGAGCTGAGTTGGGGATGTTCCGGCGTCACGACCTCTATCATGGTCAACAACCTCGGCCTCCTGCCCATCATGGTGGCGGGCACACCCGAGCAGAAGAAGAAGTGGCTCGAACCCTTCACCCGCGAATTCCGCATCTCCGCTTTTTGCCTGACCGAGCCCAACTCCGGCTCCGACGTCGGCGGCATGCAGCTGCAAGTGCGGCGCTCGAACGGCGACTACGTTTTGAACGGCACCAAGCGTTTCATCACCAACGGCGGCGTGGCGGATCTGTACACCACCTTCGGCACGCTGGACAAAAGCCAACATCACCGCGGCATCGCCGCCTTCGTGGTGGACGCACACTCCCCCGGCATTCGCGTTGGGAAGAAAGAAGACAAAATGGGCCAGCGGGCCTCGAACACCACCGAGGTGATCTTTGAGGATTGCGTGGTGCCCGCCTCCCAGCGGCTCGGGGCCGAGGGCGAAGGATTCAAGGTGGCCATGCGGACCTTGGACCGCAGCCGGCCCTGCATCGCCGCGCTCGCCGTCGGTCTCGCCCAACGCGCACTGGATGAATCCCTGGCTTACGCCAAGGAACGCAAACAATTCAACACCGCTATCGCCGAGTTTCAGGGCATCCAATTCATGCTTGCGGACATGGCGAAGGACCTCCATGCCGGGCGACTCCTCACCTGGCAGGCGGCCATGCTCATCGATCAGGGGCAGGACGCGGCCCTGTACTCCGCCTACGCCAAGTGCTTCGCCACCGACATGGCGATGAAGACCACCACGGACGCCGTCCAGATTTTCGGCGGCTACGGTTACATGAAGGACTACCCCGTGGAGAAGCTCATGCGGGATGCCAAGCTCATGCAAATTTACGAGGGAACCAACCAAGTCCAGCGGATGGTCATCGCGAGGCAGCTCCTCCGACAATAG